The Brassica napus cultivar Da-Ae chromosome C7, Da-Ae, whole genome shotgun sequence genome has a segment encoding these proteins:
- the LOC125589838 gene encoding 14 kDa proline-rich protein DC2.15-like, with protein sequence MAFSKIALLLILNVIFFTLVSSNPVPYRKPTCKNALKFKVCANVLDLVKVSLPQRSKCCGLIKGLVDLEAAVCLCTALKADLLGLKLDVPISLSVILNQCGKKVPSGFQCA encoded by the coding sequence ATGGCTTTTTCTAAAATTGCTCTCCTCCTCATTTTGAATGTCATTTTCTTCACCTTGGTTAGCTCGAATCCAGTCCCTTACCGCAAACCCACTTGTAAAAATGCTCTTAAATTCAAGGTGTGTGCCAATGTGTTGGATTTGGTTAAGGTTTCTCTACCACAAAGATCCAAATGTTGCGGACTTATCAAAGGTCTAGTTGATCTCGAAGCTGCGGTTTGTCTTTGCACCGCCTTAAAAGCTGATCTCCTTGGCCTCAAACTAGATGTTCCCATTTCATTGAGTGTTATCTTAAACCAGTGCGGTAAGAAGGTCCCATCTGGTTTCCAATGTGCCTAG
- the LOC125589840 gene encoding 14 kDa proline-rich protein DC2.15-like, producing the protein MAFSKIALLLILNVFFFTLVSSNPAPYHKPTCKNALKFKVCGNVLDLVKVSLPQRSKCCGLIKGLVDLEAAVCLCTALKADLLGLKLDVPISLSVILNQCGKKVPSGFKCA; encoded by the coding sequence ATGGCTTTTTCTAAAATTGCTCTCCTCCTCATTTTGAATGTCTTTTTTTTCACCTTGGTTAGCTCGAATCCAGCCCCTTACCACAAACCCACTTGTAAAAATGCTCTTAAATTCAAGGTGTGTGGCAATGTGTTGGATTTGGTAAAGGTTTCTCTACCACAAAGATCCAAATGTTGCGGACTTATCAAAGGTCTAGTTGATCTCGAAGCTGCGGTTTGTCTTTGCACCGCCTTAAAAGCTGATCTCCTTGGCCTCAAACTAGATGTTCCCATTTCATTGAGTGTTATCTTAAACCAGTGTGGTAAGAAGGTTCCATCTGGTTTCAAATGTGCCTAG